A single Anopheles funestus chromosome 2RL, idAnoFuneDA-416_04, whole genome shotgun sequence DNA region contains:
- the LOC125764676 gene encoding Alstrom syndrome protein 1 homolog a-like, whose product MSQSDRVTDLIMHYYMEHGRNRDLEKYLRLRRMSNATRSSSDGSLPCLDELQRRACRSACDRSGLGKSMENLSTLRKKAEQQQLEESEKSLRNASAESAKSVANKSPDKAGPDAGGSADGKGVTVRETKVEHKSGRNFNFNLESVIEINLPPPPTITLGVPTSGTVAPITYTQPDPLPQVQSVMKQVSPRIVVHENSTQTAASEDYPIRPVVKAHIPGNVEEPLDSTKDLSPVSSIASNKQKLEWDSLGDIGYDSSERLQFCGAADLNETEKRCLQRYFARKGLTFDRSVIVVRQKDEKERKAVRPGEDTSIMRTKPDAQSTPKLQPPLPVQQSEAREEAKSAQTSLHTRGRESRGIQVSRRNDELYNRQDKAIGTTDSYTMASVDAAESFEFFSPSVPETENNTPSVAASVSTPVHTSSNTSSSTANEASSSKRAMRPSFDDEVKLGLTLYNSICELNSMPTGVKESLIDKIFRKLSRHDPKRRTRQQLLHDYGQAVRKRMEKHDEGGCSRAMPKEESNVYDDVSPCTEKDDSEVGNGGAQLDRSVGMVEEVIEETKDPATIAESEGVSEGSVQASSSESNEGKNELQQSSSPGIVSLENSSHRTVSSQPVSAGTAKENLPRKMSAPEPRDRRVRKAMQEYLRPMTHSEVEYENFRQLRQLNEERANDPQLAKIDREIEQLLVKKMLLLNVGTAAMSEPTLPVKDMVPAPPIPKPLPSERSGTVYTSVHEPMSADSSSKDSSSAWNSHYHMAKVIKNRSKLETPTALTSTPSDVSIPTFIKQKKDKFVENYDQVRTRRAFEEQNHIYTRPYSSGGHRSGDRRHHPHEKENHAFRKDRYALNKLSKATGTDCRAISSSNNTIPSPEFISSDSISIPVVTTLTNTTTTHHYDIKSRMPSPQPTAKGRTAGTQTTDSILRTKPIFGEAKKKPTSVTTSVQVPSTVGRNMAGVIECNCSCGQRDQKRVDHGFERQNVPRRTEIINGGRQDKQAQTKPSSIAYVITFAGTTVDRKGHKSSSQPSSLSSESATESEPENGKDNESEKMLTLREQFRRSCPATLNRIEERRQCISELNKLRSKRNQQRQRLLLLTSDDSLRKTTAQGRSKLPPPPLSQRRVFASTRAIRENTRRQVRKLPEVQRKKEVERINNLKRKNRILKDVYNKNLQRKVLKGQVDLSNSVRVIQD is encoded by the exons ATGTCGCAAAGTGACCGTGTTACGGATTTAATCATGCATTACTACATGGAGCATGGTCGCAACAGGGACCTGGAAAAGTATTTACGTTTGCGACGAATGTCGAACGCAACGCGTTCCTCCAGTGATGGAAGTCTTCCGTGTTTGGATGAATTACAGCGTCGTGCATGCCGTTCCGCTTGCGATCGATCTGGCCTTGGGAAATCGATGGAAAATTTGTCCACGTTACGAAAAAAAGCGGAACAGCAACAGCTGGAGGAGAGTGAAAAATCGCTTCGCAATGCGTCTGCAGAAAGTGCCAAATCGGTAGCGAACAAATCACCCGACAAAGCAGGCCCTGATGCTGGTGGTTCGGCGGATGGAAAGGGCGTAACAGTTAGGGAAACAAAAGTGGAACACAAGAGTGGAAGAAACTTTAACTTTAATCTTGAGTCGGTTATTGAAATTAATCTTCCTCCGCCACCGACTATTACGTTGGGTGTACCGACTTCGGGGACAGTTGCACCGATTACGTACACCCAACCGGACCCGCTTCCACAGGTACAGTCGGTGATGAAGCAAGTTTCGCCACGGATCGTCGTGCATGAGAATAGCACCCAAACGGCGGCCTCAGAAGATTATCCCATTCGGCCAGTAGTGAAAGCGCACATTCCCGGAAACGTGGAGGAACCGCTGGACAGTACGAAAGATCTGTCGCCTGTCAGTAGTATTGCATCGAACAAGCAGAAACTGGAGTGGGATTCGTTAGGTGACATTGGGTATGATTCGAGTGAGCGTTTACAATTCTGTGGTGCAGCCGATCTGAACGAAACGGAAAAGCGTTGCCTTCAGCGATACTTTGCCCGTAAAGGATTAACGTTCGATCGGAGCGTCATCGTCGTACGGCAGAAGGATGAAAAGGAGAGGAAAGCTGTGCGTCCAGGAGAGGATACATCGATCATGCGAACCAAACCGGATGCACAGAGCACGCCAAAACTACAACCACCACTACCAGTGCAACAGAGTGAAGCTCGGGAGGAAGCAAAATCTGCCCAAACGTCGCTTCATACGCGCGGAAGAGAATCACGAGGCATACAGGTATCGCGACGAAACGATGAACTGTACAATCGGCAGGACAAAGCAATCGGAACAACCGACAGCTACACGATGGCCTCGGTAGATGCGGCGGAAAGTTTCGAATTCTTTTCACCCTCGGTACCGGAAACGGAAAATAACACCCCATCCGTAGCTGCTTCCGTTTCTACGCCGGTGCATACATCATCGAACACTTCCTCGTCCACGGCTAATGAGGCCAGTTCCAGTAAGCGTGCAATGCGGCCTTCGTTTGACGATGAGGTAAAGCTCGGACTAACGCTATACAATTCGATTTGTGAGCTGAACAGCATGCCAACAGGTGTGAAGGAAAGTTTGATCGATAAAATATTTCGAAAGCTGTCCCGGCACGATCCGAAAAGGAGGACGCGGCAACAGTTGCTACATGACTACGGGCAGGCTGTTAGGAAGCGGATGGAGAAGCACGATGAAGGTGGCTGTTCGAGGGCGATGCCAAAGGAGGAGAGCAACGTGTACGACGATGTGAGTCCTTGCACCGAGAAGGACGACTCGGAGGTCGGTAATGGAGGTGCTCAACTTGATCGAAGTGTGGGCATGGTAGAAGAGGTCATTGAAGAGACGAAAGATCCGGCAACGATTGCTGAAAGCGAAGGCGTATCGGAAGGATCAGTACAAGCGTCATCTTCCGAATCgaatgaagggaaaaatgAACTACAACAAAGTTCCTCTCCAGGCATCGTTTCCCTGGAAAATTCGTCCCATCGTACCGTTTCCTCGCAGCCCGTATCAGCCGGAACGGCAAAAGAAAACCTTCCCCGAAAGATGTCCGCTCCGGAGCCACGAGATCGGCGCGTGCGTAAAGCTATGCAGGAGTATCTTCGACCCATGACACACTCGGAAGTGGAATATGAAAACTTTCGTCAGCTGCGGCAACTGAACGAAGAACGTGCCAACGATCCACAGCTTGCCAAAATCGATCGAGAGATCGAACAGTtgctggtgaagaaaatgcttcTGCTCAATGTAGGCACTGCTGCTATGTCGGAGCCAACATTGCCGGTGAAAGATATGGTTCCTGCGCCGCCCATTCCAAAACCACTACCCAGTGAACGCAGTGGAACGGTGTACACATCGGTACACGAACCAATGTCGGCTGACAGCAGCTCCAAGGATAGTAGTTCGGCTTGGAATTCGCACTACCACATGGCGAAGGTGATCAAAAATCGTTCCAAGCTTGAAACGCCCACCGCACTCACATCGACTCCGTCGGACGTGAGCATTCCCACATTTATTAAGCAGAAAAAGGACAAATTTGTAGAGAATTACGATCAGGTTCGTACACGCAGAGCGTTCGAGGAACAGAATCACATTTACACCCGACCGTACAGTAGCGGTGGCCATCGAAGTGGCGATAGAAGACACCATCCGCATGAGAAGGAAAACCATGCATTCCGAAAGGATAGATATGCGTTAAACAAGCTGTCGAAAGCAACTGGCACTGATTGCCGAGCAATATCGTCCTCTAATAATACCATTCCTTCGCCGGAATTCATATCCTCCGATTCAATATCGATACCGGTAGTGACGACACTGACAAACACTACTACGACGCACCATTACGATATCAAGTCGAGAATGCCTTCACCGCAACCGACAGCAAAAGGACGCACGGCGGGAACACAGACAACGGATTCTATCCTGCGCACCAAACCGATTTTTGgggaagcgaaaaagaaaCCCACCTCCGTAACAACGTCCGTACAGGTTCCATCGACTGTCGGCAGAAACATGGCTGGGGTGATCGAATGTAATTGTTCTTGTGGCCAGCGTGACCAGAAACGGGTAGATCATGGCTTTGAGAGGCAGAACGTTCCACGGCGAACAGAAATTATCAACGGCGGACGTCAGGATAAACAGGCGCAAACGAAACCATCATCCATAGCGTACGTTATTACCTTCGCAGGCACAACGGTGGACCGGAAGGGTCACAAGTCATCATCCCAGCCATCATCGTTATCTTCCGAAAGTGCTACCGAAAGCGAACCCGAGAATGGGAAGGATAATGAGTCTGAAAAAATGCTCACACTGCGAGAACAGTTTCGGCGATCGTGTCCCGCCACCTTGAACCGGATCGAGGAACGACGCCAGTGTATAAGCGAGCTGAACAAGCTACGCAGCAAACGGAATCAGCAACGGCAACGACTGTTGCTGCTTACCTCCGATGACTCGTTGCGAAAAACGACCGCACAGGGAAGAAGCAAGCtgccaccgccaccgttgaGCCAGCGACGTGTGTTTGCCTCGACACGTGCGATCCGGGAGAATACTCGCCGGCAGGTTCGCAAATTGCCGGAAGTGCAACGGAAGAAGGAAGTCGAGCGGATCAACAATTTAAAGCGCAAAAATCGCATTCTTAAAGATGTGTACAACAAG AACCTTCAGCGAAAAGTGCTAAAAGGGCAAGTTGACCTATCGAACAGTGTTCGTGTAATTCAGGACTAG
- the LOC125764720 gene encoding V-type proton ATPase subunit B produces MSTMYNKTLSAHQAHKEHVLAVSRDFISQPRLIYKTVSGVNGPLVILDEVKFPKFAEIVQLRLSDGTIRSGQVLEVSGSKAVVQVFEGTSGIDAKNTVCEFTGDILRTPVSEDMLGRVFNGSGKPIDKGPPILAEDFLDIQGQPINPWSRIYPEEMIQTGISAIDVMNSIARGQKIPIFSAAGLPHNEIAAQICRQAGLVKQTGKSVLDEHEDNFAIVFAAMGVNMETARFFKQDFEENGSMENVCLFLNLANDPTIERIITPRLALTAAEFLAYQCEKHVLVILTDMSSYAEALREVSAAREEVPGRRGFPGYMYTDLATIYERAGRVEGRNGSITQIPILTMPNDDITHPIPDLTGYITEGQIYVDRQLHNRQIYPPVNVLPSLSRLMKSAIGEGMTRKDHSDVSNQLYACYAIGKDVQAMKAVVGEEALTPDDLLYLEFLTKFEKNFISQGNYENRTVFESLDIGWQLLRIFPKEMLKRIPASILAEFYPRDSRH; encoded by the exons ATGTCGACGATGTACAATAAAACCCTGTCGGCCCACCAGGCCCACAAGGAGCACGTTCTGGCGGTTTCGCGTGATTTCATCTCCCAGCCACGATTGA TCTACAAAACCGTGTCCGGTGTAAACGGACCTCTGGTCATTTTGGATGAGGTGAAGTTCCCGAAGTTTGCCGAAATCGTGCAGCTGCGCTTGAGCGATGGAACGATCCGTTCCGGACAGGTGCTGGAAGTGAGCGGCTCGAAGGCCGTCGTCCAGGTATTCGAGGGCACGTCCGGTATCGATGCCAAGAACACGGTGTGTGAGTTCACCGGGGACATTCTGCGTACGCCAGTGTCCGAGGACATGTTGGGTCGTGTGTTCAACGGATCCGGAAAACCCATTGACAAGGGTCCCCCGATTTTGGCTGAAGATTTCCTTGACATTCAG GGTCAACCCATTAACCCGTGGTCCCGTATCTACCCGGAGGAAATGATCCAGACCGGTATCTCCGCCATCGATGTGATGAACTCGATTGCCCGTGGTCAGAAGATTCCGATTTTCTCGGCCGCCGGTCTGCCGCACAATGAAATTGCCGCCCAAATCTGTCGTCAGGCTGGTCTGGTCAAGCAAACGGGTAAGTCGGTGCTGGACGAGCACGAGGACAACTTTGCCATCGTGTTCGCCGCCATGGGTGTGAACATGGAGACGGCCCGTTTCTTCAAGCAGGATTTCGAAGAGAACGGTTCGATGGAGAACGTGTGTCTGTTCTTGAACTTGGCCAACGATCCAACCATCGAGCGTATCATTACGCCGCGTCTGGCCCTGACGGCGGCCGAATTCTTGGCCTACCAGTGCGAGAAGCACGTGCTGGTCATCCTTACCGACATGTCCTCGTACGCCGAAGCTTTGCGTGAGGTGTCCGCTGCCCGTGAGGAGGTGCCCGGACGTCGTGGTTTCCCCGGTTATATGTACACCGATTTGGCCACCATCTACGAACGTGCCGGACGTGTCGAGGGTCGTAACGGTTCGATTACGCAGATCCCTATTCTGACTATGCCGAACGACGACATCACCCATCCGATTCCGGATTTGACTGGTTACATTACCGAGGGTCAGATCTACGTCGATCGTCAGCTGCATAACCGTCAGATCTACCCGCCGGTGAACGTGCTGCCGTCGCTGTCTCGTCTGATGAAGTCCGCCATCGGTGAGGGCATGACGCGCAAGGATCACTCGGATGTGTCCAACCAGCTGTACGCTTGTTACGCCATCGGCAAGGACGTGCAGGCCATGAAGGCCGTCGTCGGCGAGGAAGCCCTCACGCCCGACGATCTGCTGTACCTGGAGTTCCTGACCAAGTTTGAGAAGAACTTCATCTCGCAGGGTAACTACGAGAACCGCACCGTGTTCGAGTCGCTCGATATCGGCTGGCAGCTGCTGCGTATCTTCCCGAAGGAGATGCTCAAGCGTATCCCGGCCTCGATTTTGGCCGAGTTCTACCCGCGCGACTCGCGTCACTAA